DNA from Solanum stenotomum isolate F172 chromosome 3, ASM1918654v1, whole genome shotgun sequence:
cgataccatatcgtgatatgatatcgcatggccaaacgcctacttagtaTAAGATTAAATCAGTAAAATGTCCAAGCATCAAATGCAAGACATTTAAGAAATTCCATTTAGTATATATTGgagtaaatatttatttccaTTTAGTATTTACGCCAAGTTAACAAATTAATGTTATAAAAACACTATCAGTTtgaaataatgataaaatctgCATACAATCTATCCTCCCAAATGACCAGATATCACTTAATGGGATTTCATTGTTGTTGGTGtagtatatatgtttttggaaCTGGGAAGAGAAAAGAATTTGGAGCTCATTCATTCAGCAAGAAGTTGGAGGATGCAAGATAGGGATGTAGCAACAGTCCTTTAATGGGGAAATTCTGCAAGTGCACCCCTTTAATTGTACCACACCCTTCAATCCAATGCCATTCCCATTTAGTACCATTTTCTGCACATTCTCTCCAAACCAACATTCCTGATCCAAGATCTTTGTACAAGCACATTGCCCCACCAATGCACACACATCTGGTGTTAATACTACTCCATCTTCCTTTACCTCCAAACAATTTTGCCCACAATTCTTGTGGCACCTTCTCAATCATTCTCCAATTATTTGATTCCTCAAGCTGCCATATACATGCCCCTGCATCACTAGTTCCACCAACAAGACATAATTTCCCATTTCTTTCTATCAGTGCTGCTAATTCAAGCCTGTCAGCCATCGGCACTCCTAATTCTCTCCAATTTTTGTTCCTAATTTCGAATCCCATTACAGTATAAACCCGGGCTGAGGTGATCCAATACAGGATGCCGTTGCAGTAAACACTCTCGTTTGGGGTCCAAACTGTTAGCCTTACTGCAAATTCCATCGGTATTGATCCGATTGTTTTCCAGTTTTCGTGAACAGAATCGTACACTTCTAAGCTGGGCTCGTATGAGGCACCTCCTCCGACGCTGCTTGCCTCTGACATTCCTCCGGCAACATAGACCTGGAAGTTTGCTGAATCCAGTGATATTACCCCAACAGCTGGATTAGTCCTTGTGACATTTAGCTTTGGGAGGTGCCTGAACTGGCGAGTGAAAGGGTTGCATATGGCTAATTGAAGGCTAGTAGTTGTGGTTTCTCTCAGTAGTATTAGGCCATTAACTGCAGCAATTGGGCGAATTGGGTTGGGAATGAAGTCAAGAGGCAATAGATGCCAAGAATCATTAATTGGGTTGTGAGCACAAATAAAATGCCCATGGTTGCGTGTGGGCAATGCTAGAAACCACGGCGGATATTGCCGCCATGGCAGCGTAGCCCATGAAGGTGAATTGTTAGCACATGTGTGCCAACTCTTGCAGGCGGATTTAGCCCTGGCTAATGAATCAGGAGAAAGATAAGAGAAAATGTTGGCTAGGAGTTCAAAAGGAAGGTTGCTCCACATATCGTCAGACGTCCTAAATGCTTTTGCTACATGGAGATATGGAAGACTATATATGTGGCACAAACTGCAAGTGATTGTGGCTCAGCAATGATTGAAGGAGAAATAAATtattccctccgtttcaatttatttattttgcttttcTTTTGCATCTGTTCCAACTTTACACAAACCCCAAGATTAAAACCATACTTTTCAGAAAAAgaatttacttttataaatttaatatcaagtcaaaaccagataaataaattgaaacaaaaggaGTAGTCGAAGGCTTTTGATTTAGCATAGAGATGCGTGACCATCATGTGAATGTCAAAGGTCTGTTATTTTTTTGGTactgtttttgttgttttctggATATTTTAATGCTTAGACGTAGTTCTTGGAAGTGCCCAAGAGCCATCAAAGTTCAAATAGAAAGATAGAAAAAAGAAGTGCAATTTGTAGCCATCCTTTTAATTCTGGATAATGAAAGTAGAAGATGCTAAAGTGATCTCATCATAACGTATCCAAAAAGATATGAGCAGCCACTCTGCCCTCAGCCCTTGCAGCAGTACGGGCAGCCGTCAACTTGACATTAGTTACTGTCCTAATATATAAacgtattttttaatttatcctcaaatatataaatagatatatattcaaaattttaaaatatatatatcagctaaggttaaattaaatatatattaatatattatgcCTCACCTATATGACCAAACTTATTGATTGATGATGATTATCTACCTCATATGTTTGACACGATCATACATGAGTGAGTTTCCCGTCTTTGacttattaaattatataatgatAATGACCTCAATCCCTTTCGCATTTTCAGGgacattttattataaattattaatttacaaGTTGATAATACGGAGAAGTTTAGAACACTTATTTACcatatggtcactcaactaataattattattttataaagttaattgaagaaaaattgaaatccaataaaaatgtgattttttttagatgaTATTAGATTGATTGAGTCATCATCTTAAAAATCAACCTATAATTTAAGATATTAATTAAGTATTGAATATTTCGAACtatgattattttttagagaTAATCTTTAAGTTTTAAGACTTATCCTTTTGTAAGAAATTAAGAAAGCGTCTTAGTCCCTTGTAATTTACGTAATTTGCTAGAAAAAAATTTCCGTGCACGCCTAGTTCTTCTGAGAatttggttgtcattataaccTTAAATTCCTCTTTCCCAGTTAAATCATAGTATTATTATTGGTTTAATATACCATAAATCCAAATTAAACTTGAAATGGTACTGCAACTGGACTCTAAATTAATCTGTATAAAATGTACTATTTATAGGATTTTCTATGTAAACCCCTTTACTATGATATTGTCAAAAGAGGGCCAACAGGAGGTATAATTACGTTTAGGGgtatgacataaaaaaaattagtttggtaattttgattttcaaatattatcttattatcggATCAAATCGGTATGGTTCGGATCGGCATTTATGGTACATTAATTTTGTAatcataatttgattttaatttacaaatacttatatgatttcaaattttcaagaaaCGTTTTAACTATATCATACTAACACCTTACACACGTATAcatattcaaaataaagtacaaataATTTCCTTTGTTAATCAATTaccaaaattaatatttcaatcAAGATAGAGTAGTCAAAGATCAAGcgtctaaataattaattttgtactaatattatcttatatatttgctagtatttataatatatatatatatataaattttatataaagaaaatgcTCAAATATGCCATTGAATTTTGAGATaaggctcatctatgtcattcaTTAAAAGTttgctcatctatgtcattttcgtttgagaaaaggttcatccatgccattatttgttaactaaaaatatttttgattttgcaaaatcatttttgataCGTGGTAAATTATGATTCGGCCACGTCATTGATTATATCatcttttaaatgaaaaaatgttCAACTAtgtcatcaaactttgagaaaatgttcATCTAtgccatccgttaaaagtttaactcatttatgtcatttcagttaacaaataatggcatgaatgagcattttctcaaacaaaaatagaataatatgagccaaacttttgcgaatgacatagatgagcatttctcaaagttcgatgacatatttaagctttttcccttttacatatataattactataatacatgatatcaaaatttaaaaaacgcATACCAAATATCATGTGTGATATCAAAATATGTAGTTTTGATATGATATTCAATATCAACCgtaattaagatttttttcctttttgaaaagTAAACTTCCTTTTGGATGTCGATTTCTATGCTTTTTTTCCAAGGCTACaatgacaaaataaaatttgtatacatttgtgtcatttttgccaaatatataaaaaaaaaaaacccggaAAATGATGGAAGCAAGTGATGGGTACCGTTCAGGGTCTCCGTGGCCCAACAAAAAAGCGTCTGTatcttctttccttatttgaaaaAAGGTTTATGGCCCTTTTCAGCAACACTTCGTAGCTTTTGACAATTGGCATGGCGTCTACATCAAAGAAATGGGCACGGGACCTCTATTTCGTCTCGTCCAGGCTATACTTTCTTCTAATACTTTTCCAACTCCCACTTTTCAGGTTCTAATTTACTTTTcaatcaattctccattccaacaAATGTTAGGTTTTTGTAAATGGAATATTGAACGCCCTTACAAAATTGACCTTGATTGGGAATACTTATTAATACTCGCAATGCAATGCAGTGTATTCACATTGATTGGTTATTGGTTTAATTAATGTTGTTAATGGCACGAATCAAGCTAGTAGACTATCATTGTGCCTTTtgcatttttgaaaattcagaGTTTATGGCTTTGATTGCAGATTCCCTTGTAGAATTGGTACATGTACCACACCAATTGAAGTGTCACTGTCTCTATTGTACGCAAATGGAGTTGTTCCAGGAGGTATGGTAAAAGCCCTGATTTACCCAGGAGCAGTAGCAAAAGCCATTTATAAGAACAACGCCATCCCAAGCTATGGGAAGCTTCTAGAAGCCTACAAATTCACCAACATGAAGGAATCTTATCTAACTCATGATCTCCAGAACTTAGAGGTTAATTATCAATTTATAATTCTGCTTGAATTTGGGGGTTCTTCTTTTTCAGTACTTGTGTTTaattttatagtaatttttttggttttgggtGACACAGGTTATAGTAGGAAGTTACTTGTCGGTGGCAGGAGCACTATTGGGTCTAATGAAATCAGGGAGATTTAGTCTTATTGGGATTCTTCTCATCACATGGGGTCTTGGCAATCAAGTACTTTTTAGGAATTCCGCAAGTGTAGTCATATACCCAACTATGCTAATTGCTTTGCTTTCTGCCTTCTTTTCTATCAGAGCAGATGTCACAAAGATGATACGTTTCTCCAAACAACAGGCCTCTATTAGAAATGAACAAAAGCAAAAGATAACTAGAGTTAGATATGCTAGCTAATTGATtgccacttttttttttttttggtcatacATTAAGGTTGCAATACTTTCTTATCAATATTTCTTCATAAAGTGATTACTATATTGCAGTAATTTTGATGCTGACAAGTACCAAGCACTGAGTCACAGTGGCAAACAGCCATTGGGGCATTTATTTTCATACCTCAATCATGGTGACAAAATATTAATGTTTCCTATAGAAGTCTTTTCTTTGTTGTGGTGTCATTAGTCATTACTTATAGagaaaattaagtaaatataGTAGGTCCCATCGTGTTTGTGCAATTAGAAGttagttttctttaaaaattattaacacCTGCAATTTATATACAGAAGAAAGATTGATATCAATAAGGATTGTGGTTGAGTGATCATTACTCCTTTTATATTTTAACAAGATGTAACTTGATCGAATTCATGGTATAAAGTACAGCAGATGATATGTTAGAAACCAAAGACCCAAAAAGCAGatgattttttcattttccaatAGAGAATCTAATATGGGCCTAGCCCTCACTGACGATGAATCATATGGTGGGACCCAGCAGCGGCAAGACAAAGCACCATCCTACACTAGGTAACAAGGATTTCtgtctttttgttttttgattcAATGGGTTAATTATTTGTTTAGCAAATAGGAAAATGTGATTGAGAAAGATAAAACATAAAAGAGATTCCTTCTATAATGAGCAGTAGAAATCGGTGGAGTAACTGATTGGAGAATAATGGAGCTGTCCCACTGCAATTAACAATAAGATCTCCGTCCTACTAGGGATTCTTCTCatttacaaagaaaaatatttgagttTTCGCTTCATACAAGGTTTTGcttttctcaaattctttttGGGGTAAAGCTTGTTGGTGACTTGGAAAAGTTACTACCTTTAGCTTCAGATTCTTTTCTAGTACAAAGAATCTTGTGCTGAGAGTTCATTGACCCCCAACTAAAGAGTCGGCTGCATCATGGAAGCTGAGAATATTCTCAGAATCATAAGAAAATTTGCACTTGCAGAGGTGTTTTTATGCTTCTAATGGCTAGCTGCTGTTGGAGGGTTTTCACATTTGCTGCAAATTTCTTGCTATTCCTTTGTTTTCTATCTCTAGGATAAAGCAAGAGAAGTTCAAGAATTCTGTTTCAGGTAAAAATGGGTACTGTTTTTTATTGAATCAGATCTAAGAGGACTACCCCTGCTGCACTTTTGTAATTTTGACATCTTTTTTACCCAAAAAGAGATTCTTTCTCTCAGGTTTAGAAAAGTTGGCCTGAACTTTGTAGAGAAGAATGATGATATCTTTCAGTTCATTGAATTATTCAACATGTACGTTAGCTCGTATGAACAGCCACCATAGCCATAACAGAACAAGAAAAAGTTCAGCTTTTGCGACACCTCCTTCATCCATCATCTCACAAACTGAAGAAAGCAGAAATCTAGCCAACTCAATGGAGAATTCTCCTTTAGGTGCGGCTTCAAAGCGCCCAGATTCTTCTGTTTTGCTCACCCATAAAAATGCTATAGGGATCATTGGGGGGTTATCCATTGGAACCACTCTTAATTTTGTGAGCAAGCTTGTCACATGGAGTTCCAAAGATGGTGGAAATGACATTCCCTTTGTTCTTTGTTCCGATCCTGTTCTTAACAAAGAGCTTTCATTCCATGAAAGAGGTTCTAGTTCTTACCTcactagtaaaaataaaaacttactAAAAGATCATGCTCCAGTTGTTGAAAATCTTAGGCACAAAAGGATCTTTCTTGAGAAATCTGGAGCTAGATGCATTGTCATGCCTTGTTACATATCACATTCTTGGCATGATGAGGTTGCACTAGGGTCTTCAGTTCCTGTCCTTCATATGGGCGAGTGTGTGGCCAAGGAGCTCAAAGAAGCGAATTTGCGACCACTAGAAGCTGGGAGTACTCTGCGCATTGGAGTTCTGGCTTCGGATGCAACTTTGTCTGCTGGATTTTATCAGGAGAAACTTCAAAATGAGGTATCCACAGTTGTTGTTGTAACTTTTTATGTCATACCTTTATGTGATTGTTTCAACCATCTATTTATGTGTATCAGTTTCAGTATATGACTAGTTCAAGAAACAACCATCTTTCCTTTATTTATCCTGTTCTAACAACCTTGTAACTTGTGAAATCATAATGGTTCAAGAACTTATATTGGATAATATTGATCATGGGAGGATGGTATGCTAATAGGATAAGCTGTATGTCCAGTCTTGTGCTTTGAGTGCCACGAGATAGGAAATATCTAAGTAGCACTTATATATTTTGCTGTTCAATGATATAGTAATCCCACTTGTAAGATGATCTTGAGATCTTCATGTGATCATTCCCTCTGAGAAGAAAAAACAGTCTATAATGAAACTAGTCAGTTACCCTTTTGACATGGGTCTTAGGCTCCTCTTCATGCGATAATTTGTTGGAAACTAACTGCTCAGCAgtcctttaatttatttcattcagTGCTATATTGAGCATTGATTTTGCAACTTTATACAATGCATATACTGATAATTTTCTAGTCCCACAGTTTGTATTCTGATAGGTTGCAAATCTTGTAGATTGCCGGCCCTGCATGATTCCACGTATGTTTAGTGCCACTCAGAAAGGAGAATTGTGTAAAGTTAGTTTTCAATGATCAGCCGGCTCCCTCTTTCCCCCCTTGAAGTAATTGCAGCAAAAAAACTGCCCATGTCTTCTCATATTCTTTCTTTATGCCACAACACCTTTGCCTTTATACTTTTGAACCTCTCCGAGCTGTTGCATAGAAGGGCCTAGCCAGTTTGCAGTTTAGACGTACCAAAGtaacttgaatttttttcttcagaagCAACTTAAGAACAAACAGAGCAGGGATATTTCATCTTTGCCCAGCAAAGCTTCGATATGATGGTGAAGGGAAGACATGTTTTTCTTCAGCCGGATTTGATATGCATTGTCAGGCAATTCAATTAGAAGTAGCAATAAATAGGGAGTTGAGCATTAAAGTCGTGGAAACCTTCAATGGTAAAGATCTGTCTTATGTAGACATGTAGGTTAATCAATTTTGAGTATTGTGACTATTCACGGAATGCTATCAAAGGCATATCCAGAGAGAAACAAGATAGCCCCCTGTTCTAAGCGTCACAGTGATAGATGCTGTAGGTATTTGGACGACAGTGCTTCAATCTTCTTATCATTtccatttcttaaaaaaagttCTCATCATTTCCCTAATTAGAGATGCTTGTCAATTTTCTTGTCTCAAAggaagctatatatatatatatatcctttgtGTGAAAGTCTGTGTGTGTGTAAGCCTCTAAGTACTACTACCAACTAGCAGGCATGTGAAACATCAAGTTTTGGATATGTTCAATGGCACAGTAATACTATAGTTAGGTGATTTATTCATCAACAGTTGGAGTTATCACTGATGGTCATTTTTTATTCGGCTTTTACTGAGTATAGGGTTTTGAAGTTGTGCTGCCAGATAAGGCAACTATGGAACACACAGTAATCCCTTCGCTAGAAGCCTTGAACAGGAAGGACATTGAAGGGGCACAAAATTTGTTCAGAATCGCGCTACAAGTTCTTGTGGTAAGGGCAGTTAACACTATCATAATTGCCTCAGATGACATGCGTGATCTGTTACCTCCAGACGATCCTCTTCTGAAGAAATGTGTCGACCCAATGGATGCGTTGGCCAGGTCAACTGTGAAATTTCTTCAATCAGTTGAAGGGAATGCATAAATACACCCACAAAGAGGCGGAGCTACAAGTCTGTTTACGAGTTCAGTAGAACCCAACCCCAAACCGCGTATTTCTGTTTAAAAGTTCCTttagtttgaattaataatttattcagTAGAGTCAGAACCCAATAAGCTGCCTTTTCTAAATCCAGAACCCATAAATTCAAAATCGTGCCTCCGCAcccacaaatatatatatacatattatattttGTCGAATCTTGATAGCGTTTGTAATTCTTTATAAGTCATTGATTTTTATCGTGAAAGAATATGGGCTCTATCGCCCCTCAAATATGTAATATACCAAAGGGAGGTGTATCTTTATGGAATgttgaatgaaaaataattgattaatCATGCAAGTGAAATTGTGAACTGGCTTCTTTTATAATGAATCATGTTCTTTTAAGATTACTTTCGGATTCCAAAATGGCTATGAATACCAGTAGAAAGTGTGAAAAAAAAGCCTCTATTTCAGTAGAAAGTGCAAACCCAGCAGCACTCCTCGTCTCTCCACTTAAATCACGTAAATTATAACTTACACCATCCTGTGCCGACCTCTGTCTAAACAAGAATCACCTGAAGTATTGAACCCTTGtaagaaaaacatgataaagtCAGTAACTTTTTACATTCTTGCATGAAAATAACCATATCCCCTTCAACTATTTAATACTTTATTCACTCCATCAAAATAACCAATATCCAAACGAAGAAGCTAACCATCTCTCTGCTTCACTAATCCAACTTTGCAAGTTCTTTGCTACAAATGCATTTCTAAGGTACTTGATTTTACATAATGCAGCTAATTGTTCGGTTGATCTCATTTTTGCTACTTTTACAAGTAGAAATAGTTGGAGGGTTTCAAGAAAATATCACTAATGGCTCGTCCAAATCTTCTTCATTATGGCTTAAAAGAGTGGTGAAGAATCCACGAGCCATTGGGTGCGGGAATAGGCCCTGGATTTGCGATGAAGGGGACTTTCCTCCAAGAATAAAGAAGCGTTGTTGCAGGAATCGCTGTATTGATGTCACATCTGATGTGAATAACTGTGGATTTTGTGAAATAAAATGTCCGTTCACATGGCAATGCTGCCGAGGAATTTGCATCAATACTAACATGAGCCCTTTTCATTGCGGAAGCTGTGTGCATAGATGCCAGCCTCCAAGCCTTTGTTTTAATGGAATGTGTGGCTATGCTCAACCAATGCCTCCCTGGCCGTTCCCGCCTCGGCCACCATATCCGTTCCCACCAAAGCCGCCTTTGCCACCAAAACCGCCCTTTCCTTGGCCACCACATCCGTACCCGCCAAGGATGCCTCGGCCACCGTGCTCACCCCCTCCGTGGCTTTAATGTTGACAATGAAGCCTTTTCTATAAATGGAAAACATCAGTTGAACTCTCAAACGTCATCGCCATTTCTTAAGTTCATTCTTGGCTTCTTTCTCCAGAGTTTGATTCTTTGTTCTATTGTTCGTAGAAGAACATTACACTATGGTATCTCTGTGAATTCTTCATCTAAATGTATAACTTTCCTCGATCATTGTAATTGTGATTTCATTTGCAAGTTATTCGATCATTTGTCTATCAGAACTAACTTCTATCATGTATGGAACTATGAAAATTATGCTACAACTTGAAGGATAAATTAAAGTAGTTAACACCATGGACACTGCTGAATAACTAAGGCACCCACATTGAACTGTTGTAAGAGAGTACTTATAACTTGCATCTCATCAAATACAAGCCTTTTATGATTAGTGAAGCTATACATTCATTCCAGTCAGCATAAATCATGAATATGCAGAGCAATTTATATTCTTGATAAATCTATACTACAACTAGATTTGATAAATTCAGATTGTACTACTTAATatcttatcaaattaaaaatttctgCAGCTCTCGCACAAGAAAATTTCTGGTATCACCTCCTCCTCATGATCATCAATGCCAGTGCACATTGTGTGGAACCACACTTGGCAAGCATCACAATTTACCATTCTCTCCCCATCATCATCCCTGGCCCCACAAATGCAATTGACCTTTAACTTTATGGGCCCACCTTCATACCTCAGTTCAGTATCCAAGTCCAGCCCACAACCTCTCACCCAAACGTGTGCATCTCTCCCCACTGCGCATGATAGCAGCCTCTCATCCTCTATTCCCCTCAAACCACCAATTTGTGTTACTACAAAGT
Protein-coding regions in this window:
- the LOC125857937 gene encoding F-box protein At5g49610-like, which gives rise to MWSNLPFELLANIFSYLSPDSLARAKSACKSWHTCANNSPSWATLPWRQYPPWFLALPTRNHGHFICAHNPINDSWHLLPLDFIPNPIRPIAAVNGLILLRETTTTSLQLAICNPFTRQFRHLPKLNVTRTNPAVGVISLDSANFQVYVAGGMSEASSVGGGASYEPSLEVYDSVHENWKTIGSIPMEFAVRLTVWTPNESVYCNGILYWITSARVYTVMGFEIRNKNWRELGVPMADRLELAALIERNGKLCLVGGTSDAGACIWQLEESNNWRMIEKVPQELWAKLFGGKGRWSSINTRCVCIGGAMCLYKDLGSGMLVWRECAENGTKWEWHWIEGCGTIKGVHLQNFPIKGLLLHPYLASSNFLLNE
- the LOC125857954 gene encoding uncharacterized protein LOC125857954 — translated: MASTSKKWARDLYFVSSRLYFLLILFQLPLFRFPCRIGTCTTPIEVSLSLLYANGVVPGGMVKALIYPGAVAKAIYKNNAIPSYGKLLEAYKFTNMKESYLTHDLQNLEVIVGSYLSVAGALLGLMKSGRFSLIGILLITWGLGNQVLFRNSASVVIYPTMLIALLSAFFSIRADVTKMIRFSKQQASIRNEQKQKITRVRYAS
- the LOC125857938 gene encoding uncharacterized protein LOC125857938, translating into MMISFSSLNYSTCTLARMNSHHSHNRTRKSSAFATPPSSIISQTEESRNLANSMENSPLGAASKRPDSSVLLTHKNAIGIIGGLSIGTTLNFVSKLVTWSSKDGGNDIPFVLCSDPVLNKELSFHERGSSSYLTSKNKNLLKDHAPVVENLRHKRIFLEKSGARCIVMPCYISHSWHDEVALGSSVPVLHMGECVAKELKEANLRPLEAGSTLRIGVLASDATLSAGFYQEKLQNEGFEVVLPDKATMEHTVIPSLEALNRKDIEGAQNLFRIALQVLVVRAVNTIIIASDDMRDLLPPDDPLLKKCVDPMDALARSTVKFLQSVEGNA
- the LOC125857959 gene encoding stigma-specific STIG1-like protein 4; this translates as MQLIVRLISFLLLLQVEIVGGFQENITNGSSKSSSLWLKRVVKNPRAIGCGNRPWICDEGDFPPRIKKRCCRNRCIDVTSDVNNCGFCEIKCPFTWQCCRGICINTNMSPFHCGSCVHRCQPPSLCFNGMCGYAQPMPPWPFPPRPPYPFPPKPPLPPKPPFPWPPHPYPPRMPRPPCSPPPWL